In Fibrobacter sp. UWB15, a genomic segment contains:
- a CDS encoding FISUMP domain-containing protein yields MFSRISISRLAVPLGFTASVLCISACSDDSGTSASENGSTNSGTIKEVFHGQSPVPKIVPAGTYDCSKHKCVYDAYLNPDVTYGEFLDERDDHVYKTLEIGGHIWLAQNLVFKTKSGQVSSMYNSSSYVLKSGYDYDVTAAADTLRTNCGDTLSRENCNWDERGICPLGFHMPTSREAHELLNEFKSEENINIFDSKNPTGFISGTSDGSNIHFWYWATNHWEQIWCQKSCSDWTLSHFRSAAIRCVADTVPRQFTSGSYVSTLNAEPDTASDLNRIASEMEVDWEYGELKDERDGKVYKTITFQGREWMAENLNYDSPIKNGDFCLNDIEENCDIYGRYYTWSVAMDSAKTGCGMGVKCAPGDTVQGICPDGWRLPVYNDLLVFEENYYYNLSCASSWSSYYPSEEGFRKYHCNTYGFAMPANGLRMAPGIYSFMTTGNIILAQERDEENAYVGRFTTYQRPSSYNIYKWQAAAVRCIKKF; encoded by the coding sequence ATGTTTTCTCGGATATCGATCAGTCGCCTTGCCGTTCCTCTTGGGTTTACCGCATCGGTGCTTTGTATTTCCGCTTGTTCTGACGATAGCGGAACATCGGCCTCGGAAAACGGCTCTACAAACAGCGGAACCATCAAAGAAGTTTTTCACGGACAATCCCCCGTACCGAAAATCGTTCCCGCAGGGACCTACGACTGTTCCAAGCATAAGTGCGTTTACGACGCCTACCTGAATCCAGATGTAACCTATGGCGAATTCTTGGACGAACGCGACGACCATGTGTACAAGACTCTTGAAATCGGAGGTCATATTTGGCTTGCCCAGAATCTTGTATTCAAGACAAAAAGTGGCCAAGTCTCTTCCATGTACAACTCAAGCAGTTATGTTTTGAAGAGCGGTTACGATTACGATGTTACTGCCGCTGCAGACACACTCCGAACTAACTGCGGAGACACCCTGAGCCGAGAAAACTGCAACTGGGATGAGCGCGGAATTTGCCCTCTGGGATTCCATATGCCTACTTCTCGTGAAGCGCACGAATTGTTAAACGAGTTCAAATCCGAAGAAAACATTAATATTTTCGATTCAAAAAATCCAACCGGTTTTATATCGGGGACCTCCGATGGCTCCAACATTCATTTTTGGTACTGGGCCACTAACCACTGGGAACAAATATGGTGCCAGAAAAGCTGCAGCGACTGGACCTTGAGTCATTTTAGAAGCGCCGCCATCCGTTGCGTTGCAGACACTGTTCCAAGACAGTTCACTAGCGGCTCCTATGTATCTACCCTCAACGCAGAACCGGACACTGCCAGCGATCTCAACCGCATTGCCTCTGAAATGGAAGTAGATTGGGAATACGGCGAACTAAAAGATGAAAGAGATGGCAAAGTGTACAAGACCATCACCTTCCAAGGGCGCGAATGGATGGCCGAAAACCTCAACTACGATTCGCCTATAAAAAACGGAGATTTCTGCCTTAACGACATCGAAGAAAACTGCGATATTTATGGACGTTATTACACCTGGTCAGTAGCAATGGATTCTGCAAAAACCGGTTGCGGCATGGGAGTGAAATGTGCTCCGGGCGACACCGTTCAAGGAATTTGCCCCGATGGCTGGAGATTGCCCGTTTATAACGATTTGCTCGTATTTGAAGAAAACTACTATTATAATTTATCTTGCGCTTCTTCATGGAGTTCTTATTACCCTTCAGAAGAAGGCTTTAGAAAATACCACTGCAACACCTATGGATTCGCCATGCCCGCAAACGGGCTACGCATGGCTCCGGGTATTTATTCTTTCATGACGACCGGGAATATCATTTTGGCGCAGGAACGTGACGAAGAAAATGCCTACGTCGGTAGATTTACTACGTACCAACGCCCATCTAGTTACAACATATACAAGTGGCAAGCCGCTGCCGTAAGGTGCATAAAAAAGTTTTAA
- a CDS encoding MBL fold metallo-hydrolase: MVTAIFFSVFFLICNAGALFLGQPSFGKIPHGARLERIKQSPHYDGRQFVNEEETLFMTGNKSTLAVWREFMFNTKKQTVPDTALPAIKTDLKKLPSDKDWVVWFGHSSYLLNLSGKKILVDPVFYKGSPVSFANKMFKGTDIYKPADMPDIDYLVITHDHWDHLDYETVVELEPRVKKVVTALGVGSHLEYWRYPVEKILEFDWWESMDLGDGNRVTATPARHFSGRDLNKNKTFWASFIYESPKRTVWIGGDGGYGKHFKQIGEKFQNIDLGIMENGQYNPDWAQIHTMPEYLGKEMMELGAKRYLTVHHSKFCLSKHAYFEPLENAKRAAKESGKPVLMPEIGEVVYLD; the protein is encoded by the coding sequence ATGGTTACGGCAATCTTTTTTTCGGTATTCTTTCTTATTTGTAATGCAGGCGCATTGTTCCTTGGCCAGCCTAGTTTCGGAAAAATCCCGCATGGTGCGCGCCTCGAACGAATTAAGCAATCCCCGCATTACGACGGCAGGCAATTCGTGAACGAAGAAGAAACGCTCTTTATGACCGGTAACAAGAGCACGCTTGCCGTATGGCGGGAGTTCATGTTCAACACTAAAAAGCAAACGGTTCCGGACACCGCCCTGCCTGCTATCAAGACTGACCTGAAAAAACTGCCCAGCGATAAGGATTGGGTCGTTTGGTTTGGCCATTCGTCTTACCTTTTGAACCTTTCCGGCAAAAAAATCTTAGTAGATCCCGTATTTTATAAGGGGTCGCCAGTGAGCTTTGCGAACAAGATGTTCAAGGGTACGGATATCTATAAACCTGCCGATATGCCGGATATTGATTACTTGGTGATTACGCATGATCATTGGGACCATTTGGATTACGAAACCGTTGTGGAATTAGAACCGCGTGTCAAGAAGGTTGTTACGGCGCTCGGAGTCGGTTCGCATTTGGAGTATTGGCGTTACCCTGTGGAAAAAATTCTAGAATTCGACTGGTGGGAATCTATGGACCTTGGCGACGGCAACCGCGTCACGGCGACTCCGGCAAGACATTTTTCGGGTCGCGATCTGAACAAGAATAAGACCTTTTGGGCGTCGTTTATTTACGAATCGCCAAAGCGTACTGTCTGGATTGGTGGCGACGGCGGTTACGGCAAGCATTTCAAGCAGATTGGCGAAAAGTTCCAGAATATCGATTTGGGCATTATGGAAAATGGTCAGTACAATCCGGACTGGGCGCAAATCCATACTATGCCGGAATATTTGGGCAAAGAAATGATGGAACTTGGCGCTAAGCGTTACCTCACCGTCCATCATTCCAAATTCTGCCTGAGCAAACACGCTTACTTTGAGCCACTCGAAAATGCAAAGCGGGCCGCCAAGGAATCTGGCAAGCCCGTATTGATGCCTGAAATCGGCGAAGTCGTTTATTTAGATTAA